A stretch of Christensenellaceae bacterium DNA encodes these proteins:
- a CDS encoding transcription attenuation protein MtrB, with protein MDISDKSTEEYVVIKALESGVNVIGMTRGKDTRLQHTEKLTAGDVLLAQFTDNISAIKISGKARILTKHGEIFSGDEEV; from the coding sequence ATGGACATAAGCGATAAGAGTACGGAAGAGTATGTCGTGATCAAGGCGCTTGAAAGCGGCGTTAACGTGATCGGTATGACACGCGGCAAGGACACGCGCCTGCAGCATACGGAAAAGCTGACGGCGGGGGATGTTCTGCTCGCCCAGTTTACCGATAATATTTCTGCAATCAAGATCTCCGGAAAAGCGCGGATACTGACAAAGCATGGTGAAATCTTTTCAGGAGATGAAGAGGTCTAG
- the pfkA_2 gene encoding ATP-dependent 6-phosphofructokinase, translating to MKKRIGILTSGGDTPGMNAGIRSVVMAADAAGFSVMGIKKGYAGLIEGRVERIKTEDVDGIVEEGGTILKTARCEEFKTSEGQQKALKVIKAFDISGVVVIGGDGSFQGAKVLSHLGVPTIGIPGTIDNDLAYTDYTIGFDTTVNGVTSEMSKIRDTMNSHERVGVIEVMGNKCGDIALYAGIAGGAEHIIIPEVEFDIDHICEKIMSDRIKGKMTSIILIAEGAGKGEAVANYMRAKANLDAKAIVLGYTQRGGTPSAADRIRATQMGVRAVQLLSRGIGNRVVGICDNKTIDEDIDEALKKELVFKKDMYDEFLMMSENL from the coding sequence ATGAAAAAAAGAATTGGTATTTTGACAAGCGGAGGGGATACGCCGGGCATGAACGCCGGTATCCGCAGCGTAGTTATGGCTGCGGATGCTGCGGGGTTTTCGGTTATGGGCATTAAAAAAGGATATGCAGGACTGATCGAGGGCCGCGTTGAGCGTATCAAGACGGAGGATGTGGACGGTATCGTCGAAGAGGGCGGTACGATCTTAAAGACGGCCCGGTGTGAAGAGTTCAAAACATCGGAAGGACAGCAAAAGGCGCTCAAGGTCATCAAGGCGTTTGATATTTCAGGCGTGGTTGTGATCGGCGGGGACGGTTCGTTCCAAGGCGCAAAGGTGCTTTCGCATCTGGGCGTGCCGACCATCGGTATTCCAGGAACGATCGACAACGACCTGGCGTATACGGATTATACGATCGGCTTCGATACGACGGTCAACGGCGTGACCAGCGAAATGTCCAAGATCCGTGACACGATGAATTCTCACGAACGCGTGGGCGTGATCGAGGTTATGGGCAATAAATGCGGAGATATTGCGCTTTATGCCGGTATTGCCGGCGGCGCGGAGCATATTATCATTCCGGAAGTGGAATTTGATATTGACCATATCTGCGAAAAAATCATGAGCGACCGTATCAAGGGTAAGATGACGAGCATCATACTGATTGCGGAAGGCGCGGGCAAGGGCGAGGCGGTCGCAAACTATATGCGCGCCAAAGCAAACCTTGACGCCAAGGCGATCGTGCTGGGTTACACGCAGCGCGGCGGTACGCCCAGCGCGGCAGACCGTATTCGCGCGACGCAGATGGGCGTGCGCGCAGTACAGTTGTTAAGTCGGGGCATCGGCAACAGGGTAGTAGGCATTTGCGACAACAAGACGATCGACGAGGATATTGACGAGGCGCTGAAAAAGGAGCTGGTCTTCAAAAAAGATATGTACGACGAGTTCCTGATGATGTCCGAAAATCTGTAG